In the genome of Prosthecobacter sp., one region contains:
- a CDS encoding ketosteroid isomerase-related protein, whose translation MSTPQQQAATLIRNYYTVFNSGDRTAFLALLAEDVVHDINQGGTETGKTAFRAFLARMDRSYREQVCDLVVFADEDGTRGAAEFFIEGEYLATDEGLPPANGQRYRLRVGAFFELRDGLVKRVTNYYNLEEWLRQVGVTK comes from the coding sequence ATGTCCACACCGCAGCAGCAGGCCGCCACACTCATTCGAAACTACTACACCGTCTTCAATTCCGGCGACCGCACTGCGTTTCTCGCGCTGCTGGCGGAAGATGTCGTGCATGACATCAATCAAGGTGGGACGGAAACGGGAAAGACGGCCTTCCGGGCCTTCCTGGCGCGCATGGACCGCAGTTACCGCGAGCAGGTGTGTGATCTCGTGGTTTTCGCGGACGAAGACGGCACGCGCGGCGCGGCGGAGTTCTTCATCGAGGGCGAATATCTTGCCACCGATGAGGGATTGCCCCCTGCGAACGGTCAGCGCTATCGTTTGCGTGTGGGAGCGTTTTTCGAGCTGCGTGACGGTCTCGTCAAACGTGTCACCAACTACTACAACCTCGAAGAGTGGTTGCGGCAGGTGGGCGTGACGAAATGA
- a CDS encoding serine hydrolase, whose product MFSPSMARLRSRASILGICLTLATSTSALQAQSAVLVVDAFNKKVHVAGNAQSKRPVGGLAKIATAMVTLDWAEASKVGVGVLATVPAYAFQISDAGTIGLQPGDQATLRDLIYATMMSSDNIAAITLSDFVGRDHLARLGRSGHPMEEFVRQMNQLASREGARGTRFTNPHGLENSRPLPYSTAADIGRLAIYAVSRPAMRFYTNQDSRSITIYRAGQQISVSLKNTNQLLGVDRIDGVKTGNTERSGGCVVISAEKPSSVQVQADNTSLIYRHRMVVVVLGSASPFAEARTLLHQGWAAYDRWLAAGRPITDKRQMLDQF is encoded by the coding sequence ATGTTTTCCCCCAGCATGGCGCGGCTTCGCTCCCGCGCGTCGATCCTTGGCATCTGTTTGACCCTCGCCACCAGCACCAGCGCCCTGCAGGCGCAGTCCGCCGTGCTCGTGGTCGATGCCTTCAACAAAAAAGTGCATGTCGCCGGCAATGCGCAGTCAAAACGCCCTGTCGGCGGCCTGGCCAAGATCGCCACCGCCATGGTGACGCTCGACTGGGCGGAGGCCTCCAAGGTGGGCGTGGGCGTGCTGGCCACCGTGCCCGCCTATGCCTTCCAAATCTCCGACGCAGGCACCATCGGCCTGCAACCGGGAGATCAGGCCACGCTGCGCGATCTCATCTACGCCACCATGATGAGCAGCGACAACATCGCCGCCATCACCCTGAGTGACTTCGTCGGGCGTGATCATCTGGCGCGACTCGGCCGCAGCGGCCATCCGATGGAAGAATTCGTCCGGCAGATGAACCAGCTCGCCAGCCGCGAAGGCGCGCGCGGCACACGCTTCACCAATCCGCATGGCCTCGAAAACTCACGCCCCCTGCCCTATTCGACCGCAGCAGACATCGGACGCCTCGCGATCTACGCTGTTTCTCGTCCCGCGATGCGCTTTTACACGAATCAAGACAGCCGCAGTATCACCATCTACCGCGCCGGGCAGCAGATCAGCGTGTCTTTGAAAAACACCAATCAACTCCTCGGCGTGGACCGCATTGATGGCGTCAAAACCGGCAACACCGAGCGTTCCGGCGGCTGCGTGGTCATTTCTGCGGAGAAGCCTTCCAGCGTGCAGGTGCAGGCGGACAACACCAGCCTCATCTACCGCCACCGCATGGTCGTCGTGGTGCTCGGTTCGGCCAGCCCCTTTGCCGAGGCGCGCACGCTGCTGCACCAAGGCTGGGCGGCTTACGACCGATGGCTCGCCGCAGGCCGCCCCATCACAGACAAACGGCAGATGCTCGACCAATTTTAG
- a CDS encoding ATP-dependent 6-phosphofructokinase — MRIGILNSGGDCPGLNAVIHGVVGAAHTHGWEVVGFRDGFEGLLPPGDYMMLTPEKTVGIMKLGGTILGTTNKGHFVAKVGEGNVSQVPVEIVEKAKSTLRHLEVGALIVVGGDGSLTTGLQLFQMGIPVIGVPKTIDNDIQATATSFGFDSAVAAVVDALDRLHTTAESHKRVIVLEVMGRHAGWIALYGGMAGGADVILLPEIPFNFDHVAKAIRKRDAAGHHSTLVVVAEGARMETGELLTKERVGVKGEDRLGGMGDYVAKHIEIATGKETRACTLGHLQRGGAPTALDRILGVRFGAKAVELIEQGCFGRMVSYQQYQVGDVPIEEAVHQLRLVNKDSEIVNAARAIGISFGDM, encoded by the coding sequence ATGCGAATCGGAATCTTGAACAGCGGCGGGGATTGCCCCGGACTCAATGCGGTCATTCACGGCGTCGTCGGCGCGGCCCACACCCACGGCTGGGAGGTCGTCGGCTTTCGTGATGGCTTTGAAGGCCTGCTGCCGCCCGGAGATTACATGATGCTCACGCCTGAAAAAACCGTCGGCATCATGAAGCTCGGCGGCACCATTCTGGGCACCACGAACAAAGGCCACTTCGTGGCGAAAGTCGGCGAGGGCAACGTCTCCCAGGTGCCGGTCGAAATCGTTGAGAAGGCCAAAAGCACGTTGCGCCATCTCGAAGTGGGAGCTCTCATCGTCGTCGGTGGAGACGGCAGCCTCACCACCGGCCTGCAACTTTTCCAGATGGGCATTCCCGTCATCGGCGTGCCGAAGACCATCGACAATGACATCCAGGCCACCGCCACCTCCTTCGGTTTTGACTCTGCCGTGGCCGCCGTTGTCGATGCCCTGGACCGCCTGCACACCACGGCGGAAAGCCACAAGCGTGTGATTGTGCTCGAAGTCATGGGCCGTCATGCCGGATGGATCGCGCTTTACGGCGGCATGGCTGGCGGGGCGGACGTCATTCTTCTGCCGGAGATTCCCTTCAATTTCGATCACGTTGCCAAAGCCATCCGCAAGCGTGATGCCGCAGGCCACCACAGCACGCTCGTCGTCGTGGCCGAGGGTGCGCGCATGGAAACCGGCGAGCTGCTCACCAAGGAGCGCGTGGGCGTCAAGGGCGAGGACCGCCTCGGCGGCATGGGGGACTATGTGGCCAAGCACATCGAAATAGCCACTGGCAAGGAAACCCGCGCCTGCACGCTGGGGCATCTGCAACGCGGTGGCGCCCCCACCGCGCTCGACCGCATCCTCGGCGTGCGTTTTGGCGCCAAGGCGGTCGAACTCATCGAACAAGGCTGTTTCGGACGCATGGTCAGCTACCAGCAGTATCAAGTGGGCGACGTGCCCATCGAGGAGGCCGTGCATCAGCTCCGTCTCGTCAACAAGGACAGCGAAATCGTCAATGCTGCCCGAGCCATCGGCATCTCCTTCGGAGACATGTGA
- the trxA gene encoding thioredoxin, producing MASEAVLTLTEANFESEISSSTVPVIVDFWAEWCGPCRMLGPILDDLAKDQAGKVKIGKVNVDEAPNLAAQFNVRSIPMLVFFKDGKAKDTVVGVQSKDALAKRLAALG from the coding sequence ATGGCCAGCGAAGCAGTTCTCACCCTCACCGAAGCGAATTTTGAATCCGAAATCTCCAGTTCCACCGTGCCGGTCATCGTGGACTTCTGGGCTGAGTGGTGCGGGCCGTGCCGCATGCTGGGGCCGATCCTCGACGATTTGGCGAAGGATCAGGCCGGGAAGGTGAAGATCGGCAAGGTGAACGTGGATGAAGCGCCAAACCTGGCCGCACAATTCAACGTGCGCTCCATTCCGATGCTCGTGTTTTTCAAGGATGGCAAGGCCAAGGACACGGTCGTGGGCGTGCAGTCGAAAGACGCGCTGGCGAAACGCCTTGCGGCGCTGGGTTGA
- a CDS encoding CHAD domain-containing protein codes for MKQSHDSSGLTGRQLKRLLHQLCERAQDDVLRISSQEETATHQLRVRMKKMQALLRLAREGIEEHTLQAMRLHIRTVKNACACNRDRVVQHKLIDKLAHRFHLAPKNRPHLVGMPQAKPPASSLRHQLHALGQLIDNTCIESLSAEQLLGEHARCYRKGRRLMKQACETTDNRILHRWRHRVKDLYFQTLALPQLPGSARRIKRAKRLGHLLGRDQDLANLAREPAFSMRRSPWMQVINEHRGCLRERFLVLGHKLYAPHSSRFSGRIMSRA; via the coding sequence ATGAAACAAAGCCATGACTCCTCGGGCCTGACGGGCCGGCAGTTGAAGCGTTTGTTGCATCAGCTCTGCGAACGCGCGCAGGATGATGTGCTGAGGATTTCATCGCAGGAAGAAACAGCCACGCACCAACTGCGGGTGCGCATGAAAAAGATGCAGGCGCTGCTCCGGCTCGCACGCGAAGGCATCGAGGAACACACCCTGCAGGCGATGCGCCTGCACATTCGCACGGTTAAAAACGCCTGTGCCTGCAATCGTGACCGCGTGGTGCAGCACAAGCTCATCGACAAACTCGCTCATCGCTTCCATCTGGCGCCCAAAAACCGTCCGCATCTCGTGGGCATGCCGCAGGCAAAACCGCCGGCCTCATCTCTGCGCCATCAACTGCATGCGCTGGGGCAGCTCATTGACAACACCTGCATCGAATCGCTCTCAGCAGAGCAGCTTCTTGGGGAGCATGCCCGGTGCTATCGCAAAGGCCGCCGCCTGATGAAACAGGCTTGTGAAACCACGGACAATCGCATTCTGCACCGCTGGCGGCATCGCGTGAAGGACCTGTATTTTCAAACCCTGGCGCTGCCGCAGCTTCCCGGATCGGCACGACGCATCAAACGGGCAAAGCGTCTCGGTCATCTGCTCGGGCGCGATCAGGATCTCGCCAATCTCGCGCGCGAGCCCGCCTTTTCCATGCGCCGCAGCCCTTGGATGCAGGTGATCAACGAACACCGCGGCTGTCTGCGCGAGCGCTTCCTCGTCCTCGGCCACAAACTCTACGCGCCTCACAGCTCGCGCTTCAGCGGGAGAATCATGAGCCGCGCCTGA
- a CDS encoding YfbK domain-containing protein gives MNPQDNPHFTAYALGELNAEEAHALHEMLATTPAAAHQLEQIEAVTDALRHGAPIPQSRLTHEQRHAVLHPANLPRRIQPMLPRKPAGRPHQAFWPVMGTLLKAAAVITLTGAAFFAGWSFSPVVKDAAQIVATPPKAKPPVENAANPQTAPEKAVPAPIVAVKPVMQPATEPMPQKVADNITPAPIPAAKEVVVVKTIPAVTPPTTAAVVTPNLGFTMPAGRGAFASTTKQTSDQFNLQPAQIKPAPSKPQGQVFASPQPANAKTEAKPMRVTDLFIHSWKAEVAACPWNPANRLLRVVIQVPADQPAVLASDASFPLQVTFDQANVKQFRLLCERHLVAAELRSAGTHVLWYEFQPNGSGEIARDGGRQIATVTLPNARFTSQTVGPFDSSKLQVIDRGYSLQNAREDFVFETSVVGFGLLLRGADQLGGLNHDLVLELAKQAKGADTSGGRARFIRLVQDAQRMAGL, from the coding sequence ATGAACCCGCAGGACAATCCCCACTTTACCGCTTACGCGCTCGGAGAACTGAACGCCGAGGAGGCGCACGCGCTGCACGAAATGCTGGCCACTACGCCCGCCGCCGCGCACCAGTTGGAGCAGATCGAGGCCGTGACCGATGCGTTACGTCATGGGGCGCCCATTCCGCAGTCACGTCTCACTCATGAACAGCGCCACGCCGTGCTGCATCCGGCCAATCTGCCGCGTCGGATTCAGCCGATGCTGCCGCGCAAGCCTGCAGGACGTCCGCATCAGGCCTTCTGGCCGGTGATGGGCACACTGCTGAAGGCGGCCGCCGTCATTACCCTGACGGGCGCGGCCTTCTTCGCGGGATGGTCGTTCAGTCCGGTGGTGAAGGATGCGGCGCAGATCGTTGCCACACCTCCCAAGGCAAAGCCACCGGTCGAAAATGCCGCCAATCCGCAGACAGCTCCTGAAAAGGCGGTTCCTGCGCCAATCGTGGCCGTCAAACCGGTCATGCAACCCGCGACCGAGCCGATGCCACAGAAAGTCGCGGACAACATCACTCCAGCACCCATCCCAGCCGCGAAGGAGGTGGTGGTTGTCAAAACGATTCCTGCGGTCACGCCTCCAACCACTGCGGCGGTTGTGACACCAAATCTGGGCTTCACCATGCCTGCCGGGCGCGGTGCATTTGCCAGCACGACGAAACAGACCTCCGATCAGTTCAACCTGCAGCCTGCACAGATCAAGCCTGCGCCATCCAAGCCACAAGGACAGGTGTTTGCCTCGCCACAGCCTGCGAATGCGAAGACCGAAGCCAAGCCGATGCGTGTGACGGATTTGTTTATCCATTCATGGAAGGCCGAAGTGGCCGCCTGTCCGTGGAATCCTGCGAATCGTCTGCTGCGCGTTGTGATCCAGGTGCCGGCCGATCAGCCCGCAGTCCTCGCCTCCGACGCCAGTTTCCCGCTCCAAGTCACCTTTGATCAGGCGAATGTGAAGCAGTTCCGCCTATTGTGTGAGCGGCATCTGGTTGCGGCCGAATTGCGCAGCGCCGGCACACACGTGCTGTGGTATGAGTTCCAGCCGAATGGCAGCGGCGAAATCGCCCGTGACGGCGGCCGGCAGATCGCCACCGTCACGCTGCCCAACGCACGCTTTACCTCGCAGACCGTCGGACCGTTCGACAGCAGCAAACTGCAGGTCATTGACCGTGGTTACTCACTCCAGAACGCACGTGAAGACTTCGTGTTTGAGACCTCCGTGGTCGGTTTCGGCCTGTTGCTGCGCGGCGCGGATCAATTGGGCGGCCTGAATCATGATCTTGTGCTGGAACTCGCGAAACAGGCCAAAGGTGCTGACACCAGCGGTGGACGTGCACGTTTCATCCGGCTCGTGCAGGATGCGCAGCGTATGGCAGGACTGTGA
- a CDS encoding sigma-70 family RNA polymerase sigma factor has translation MPAQHVQDEASVLVRRALDQHESTLIAYTAGILGGDIERARDVVQDAMLRLYLTEPERVRENLKSWLFTVCRNRAFDILRKEQRLDLGNEDVIAAATDHEPDPAQSAGMHELYAHIWHCVDRLRPNQREVVRLKFLHDCSYQEIAGITGLSVGNVGFIMHHAIKKLRELMSTDLSEEYSPTHS, from the coding sequence ATGCCCGCCCAACACGTCCAGGATGAAGCCTCCGTGCTGGTCAGGCGAGCACTGGACCAGCATGAAAGCACACTTATCGCCTACACAGCCGGCATCCTCGGTGGAGACATCGAGCGTGCGCGCGATGTCGTGCAGGATGCCATGCTGCGGCTCTACCTCACCGAGCCGGAGCGTGTCCGTGAGAACCTCAAGTCCTGGCTGTTCACCGTCTGCCGAAATCGTGCCTTTGACATCCTGCGCAAGGAGCAGCGGCTGGACCTCGGCAACGAGGATGTCATCGCCGCGGCAACGGATCACGAGCCCGACCCCGCCCAAAGCGCCGGCATGCACGAGCTTTATGCGCACATCTGGCATTGCGTGGACCGGCTGCGGCCCAACCAACGCGAAGTCGTGCGGCTCAAGTTCCTTCACGATTGCTCCTACCAGGAGATCGCTGGCATCACCGGACTCAGCGTCGGCAATGTCGGCTTCATCATGCATCACGCGATCAAGAAACTGCGCGAACTGATGAGCACTGACCTAAGCGAAGAATATTCCCCCACCCATTCATGA
- a CDS encoding L,D-transpeptidase family protein, whose product MTPRCLLPLLVLSLVSCTTVQNTGNNAFRYGRKFVTSDIPRASRFMWGHVSGFFRGGANDGSFWYADDMSGRPSVVINLGEQMVYLFKGGELAGGSPISSGTEGYDTKPGSYRILDKDIDHKSSIYGDYEDFEGNVIMQNIDNRKDPRPPGTRFEGAKMFYFMRVYGGVGMHQGHLPGYAASHGCIRLPGHMAEKFYQQVHVGTPVEIVP is encoded by the coding sequence ATGACGCCACGCTGCCTGCTTCCACTCCTCGTGCTGAGCCTTGTCAGTTGCACCACCGTCCAGAACACGGGCAACAACGCTTTCCGCTATGGCCGTAAGTTCGTCACCAGTGACATCCCGCGTGCCTCACGCTTCATGTGGGGGCATGTCTCTGGTTTTTTCCGTGGTGGGGCTAATGATGGCTCCTTCTGGTATGCTGATGACATGAGCGGCAGGCCCAGCGTTGTCATCAATCTCGGCGAGCAGATGGTCTATCTGTTCAAAGGCGGCGAACTCGCCGGTGGTTCGCCCATTTCCTCCGGCACCGAAGGCTACGACACCAAACCCGGCAGCTACCGCATTCTCGACAAGGACATCGACCACAAATCCTCCATCTACGGCGACTATGAGGACTTCGAGGGCAACGTCATCATGCAGAACATCGACAACCGCAAGGATCCTCGCCCGCCCGGCACGCGCTTCGAGGGCGCGAAGATGTTTTACTTCATGCGTGTCTATGGCGGTGTCGGCATGCATCAGGGCCACCTCCCAGGCTACGCCGCTTCCCACGGCTGCATTCGCCTTCCCGGCCACATGGCCGAGAAGTTTTATCAGCAGGTCCACGTCGGCACTCCGGTGGAGATTGTGCCATAA